The Reichenbachiella carrageenanivorans region TGTATTTCTAAACAAACCCTCTGAGATCAGTTTGGTTTGGGATGGTGGGTTCAACAGAAGTTCGACATTTGATGGAGAGCCATTTATCCCTCCGATTCGCCAAAGCATCAATCCATATGACACCAATGAGGAGGAGGAGTTGATCTCTCCTTATCTGGATGGAGACAAGGTCTATGTGGAGATTCATTCGATCACCGAAGCAGCTCACAACTTCTTGAGCGAGGTGCAGATTCAAACGAATAGAGAAGGTGGTTTTGGAGCTCTCTTCGCTACACCACTTAGCAATGTACCCACCAATATCGAAAATACTACATCAGAAGACTTAGTCGTAGGCTTCTTTTGTGTATCTGCTGTAGAGAGCAAAAGTGCAGTCCTCGATGAAAGTCAAGTCCCAAAGGATGAATAAAGATTTTGCAGTTTAGTTCGATTAAAAAAGCCCAGGCAGAAGGTCTGGGCTTTTTATTACAATAAATTATACTATGTGCTATGCATTTCTAATACACCGTGGCCTAGCCAAAGGCTGCTTATATTGGATCACACCACATTGAGCACCTGCTCCTTTATTTTTTCTAGTTCATCTTTCATATCTACTACTAGCTTCTGTATGTCAGAATTATTGGCTTTAGAGCCAATGGTATTGATCTCCCGACCCATTTCCTGACTAATGAAACCCAGTTTTTTACCTTGGGACTCCTTTTCTGCCAATGTCTCGTGAAAATAAGAAATATGGTTTTGTAGCCGAATGATCTCTTCAGCAATATCCAGTTTTTCTATGTAGTAAATCAGTTCTTGTTCAAACCGGTTAGGATCGGCTTTGTCCGAAGCGGCTAACTCAGACAAACTTTCGTTGATTCGTTCTTTGATAGCAACTATACGCTCAGGGTCTTTCTCTTTGATCTGAGACAATCGCTCACCTATGTGCTTGGCAAATACCCCCAATGCATTTTCCGCCGCTTGCCCTTCTTGGGCTCTGAATTTTTCGCACTCTTTAATCGCCTGATTGATCAAATCAAACAATTGATCTTTGTCTACCAGATCTGTTTCTGTATCCGAGTAATCAAAAATATCTGGCATCCTCAATACTTCTTTGACCAGATCAGTGTCCGACAATTCGTTTGGGCTAATCGTGGCTCGTAGTTCTTTTTTGTAATGTTCGAAAAGTGTCGTGTTGAGTTTGGCTGCACTACCTACGCCATTTTTGAGAGAAATATCAATCATGAAATTGACCTTGCCTCGACCAATTTTTTCAGTTAATACCTTTTTGATTTCATTTTCCAGTGCCGAAATTTCTTTAGGCAATTTGGTAGAAATGTCCAAAAATTTAGAATTCAGAGATTTGATCTCTACATCGATGCTCATCCGATCATTCTCGAACGAAGCATGGCCGTAACCAGTCATAGATTTAAGCATCTGCAATATTCGTCAAATAAGCCGATATAAAAAATTGATTTGAGCGGTGTGTATGCTAGAAATCGTAGCCAAGACTGAGGTAAAAATGCATGTCTCCCACTTGATAATCAGCCATAGGCTTAGCAAAATCGAACCGGGCATAATAACCTAAAAGGACGGTTCGGAGGCCAAATCCGTAACTGGCCAGCCATGGGTTGTTTGATGTGCGAATCACTGCCTCAAATGGAGAATTGTCTTTTTTCACAACCTTAGTATTGACCTCATGGTCGTCGCTAAATGGTGACTTGCCTGTCCAAGCCGAACCTAAATCATAAAATCCGATGACTTGGAAATTTCTTAGGAAATTGGATTTGATAGAGCCTCTAGAAAAATATTTAACAATAGGGAATCTCAATTCCGCATTAAAAGTAAGCACATTAGTACCACTGAATTTGTTGTAATCGAACCCTCGTAGATTCACAAACTCCGTAAAGAGAATGTCCGTATTATCTTTGGTATTGCTAAAGTACAAAGGCGAGCTTTCTTGTCCATTATCTTCACTATCATTGGCTACCCAGTTGTCCATTCCTCCGAGCATGTAGGTCTTCGGGTGCTTGCCAAACGAACGACCATAATACACCCTCGTAGCGATAATCAGCTCTCTAGATATTTTCTGATATCGACGCAAATCAACCGTCAGGTTGCTAAATGTTCGATCGTTGTTGTTAACTCCCTGAAAATGCTCAAATGAAATTTTTGCTCGACTGCCTTCATAAAGGTTCAAACCATTGGCTAGCGTATTGTCATACACCCAGTTGGCTCGGATACCCATAAATGTGTTTTGCGACTCTAGTGCATAGGGTTCTGTGGCAGGGTAGTTGCCCGATAGTGCGTCTGGATTAAGGTTATAAAAATGTGTGAATGTCATAAACGGTTGAATATCAAACCGGGTAGCTACACTGAGTGGCAATGATGCCCCCACGGTAAAAGTGTTTTTTTTGTACTTCTGAATGATTTCTTCTCCTCTACCAGAGAAATAGTCGAAATGCTCTTCCAAATACACATTCCTATCGAATCGTGCCATCAGGTCAATGGTGTTTTTCAAATACCTATATTCAGCAAAGAAGTCTCCACTCTGCAAATCCGTGATTGCTAAAAAGCCTCCATAAAATTTATGATTTTCCAAGACATCATTCATCTCATACTCCATCAGTATACCAAACCCTCTAATAGGATCGATCTTGAAGGTTGTAATTACATTGTTGGATGAAAAAGTAGTTTCATAAGTATTGGGTCCTGTCACGCTAGGTTCTTTTTGCATTTTCTGATACGTAGAAAGAAACGAAAAACCACCACCTTCGGTCTCTTCGTCTTCTGTATCATCCTCAAACTGATAATCATCCGTATCTATAAACACATCCTCGTCTTCCTCTTCAGTCTGAGTAAGAAGCCCTTCGCCTTCTTTCGCTTCATGTGCTTCGCCAAGATCAAAAAGGCCCTCTCCTAGTTCTATTTCTTCCTCTTCCTGAGGCAGATCATCTGTTGCTGTTTTTGCCCTTCTATTTCGGATAAACTCTACCTGCTTCAGCTGATTTCTCAGTGTAGGAGGTGTAAAGGTGGTTTGATTCAGATTATAATTTTCATGTAAATAAATTCTAGACTTTCCGTTGTTGAGCATCAAAAAGGCCAAATCATGAGTTTGTCGATTGATGTCGTATTCTTGCAAGCTGGCGCTAAAATTGGACACCTGGTTATAGATTCCATTTGAAAAATTATACTTGTACAGGTTATAAATCCCCTTTTGATCACTGAGATAAAATACATTTTCTCTATCCACAGGCACTGGATAATAGTCGTTGCTCAGCGTGTTGGTCATACGATGTACCACGGTAGTCGTGGTATCCAAATCATAAGCAAAAAGGTTCAACACATCCGACGCCTCGTTGATATTGTCTAGTGCAATATTGAGCGTGTCGCTGGGTCTATTGGAACTAAAAACAATGGCATCTGTACCTGGAATAAATTTAGGATTCAAGTCATCATATTTGTCCTTGGTCAGTCGTTTCACAGCATTTCTTCTCATACTAATCAGATAGAGATCGTTTTGCCCCTTTATGTCTGCACTGATCACTGCCAGTTTTCCATTATCATTAAATCCAATTCCTTGAATTTGATTGAACCGAACTAAAGACTTCCGTTGCTTGGTTCTGGTGGGGACATCATAAGTGACCAAATAATTAGTCCCATACCAGTTTTGAATAATCCCCAACTGTGTCTCTGTGATCCATTCGATGATAGGAAGTTCAAGGGTTACCTCTTGATTGATCACATGATAGCCTCCGTGTAGCGCAGTTCGCTCTTTGCCATTCTCTAGGTTTCTAACATTCACCGTGTACTTCCCTCTATAATTATTGGCGTACGCCAAGTATTTACCATCTGGGCTCACGCGCACTTTGGTCAGTTTAGCTACTTTGCCTGTTTTACCAATCAGTTTGTTGTCTTTCTCAGGAGTTTCATACGCCGCTTCTAAACCGGCATTGGCGTTGATGTAATACTCCGCCCATTCGTATTTGAATTGCTTAAAGGAAATACCCAACGAACTGGCAATACTGTGTTCGGGATTTCTAATGATCCGTGTTAAATTCAGAATATTTGACATATTGCTCTTGCCATACTTCATAGCGATATAGTTCCATACCGACTGCCCTACCATCTGTGCCCTGACATCTTCTAGACGATCGAGTTTTTTGGTTTTCTTTTTTGAAAAGAAATCACGCATATAGTCGTCCATCTCTACATTCCAACCATAAGCCATATAGTTAGACGCACCTCCGATAAACCACTCAGGCAAATGGAGCAAATAGGCACTTTGAAACATTTCTGCCAAGCTCCCGCCAAACATCATGTCTTCGAGCAGCATTCTGGTCAACCTGAATTTCAACTCTTTTTTGAAATCTATAATACTCCCAGGATAAGCCACTTCCACTTGTAGTTTTACAAACTTGGTCTGCCCAGCTATAGTAAACGTGGCTCCGTCTACACCTATGTTGCTTTGCTTTAGATCTACGGGTGAATTGTAAATAAAAATCTTGGTCTTGGAGAATGGTGCGTAGCCGATCAGGTCGGTAAGCTTATCGTATTCTTCATCGAGATAATCTAACGCCAACTTAGCGTATTCTTCTCCCTGAGCATAGTAATGAATGTCGTAGTCATCAGTACCGTAGTAGTACCAATCGTAGCTCTTATATTGTACCCTATTTTGCCCAAAGATTTGTCTATGCTCCTGACCATAAGCCACCAAAGCAGAGAAAAATAATAAGCCAATAAGTAGTACCCTCAAACGCATGCGATCAATCTTTCGGTTTTGCTGAATAATGTGAGTAATATCGACTGATGTCTAATTCGGCATCTAGTGGCTCGCCGTCCAACAAATGTGCAGTGAATAGCTTCGAGCAATATGGAATCAAAGAAACACCCTTAGAGCCAAAACCATTAAAGACATAAATATGTTCATTATCCGGATGTTTTCCAATGAATGGCCGGCGATCTTTCGTGGCGGGTCTAATACCTGCTCTGCTCCCTGTCACTTGATATGTCTCGTCTAACAATCCACTTAGTTTCTGTTTCAATTCATTTTGTCCCGCTTCGGTTGGCTCCATGTTGTCATATTGATGATGATAAGTAGAGCCTACCCTTAGGCTTTCATTTTCAAACGGGAGAATAAAAACCCCCCGGTTGTAGATCGTATCTGGTCTTTTTTCTAGGGCTATGTCTATCATTTCCCCTTTTACGGGA contains the following coding sequences:
- a CDS encoding YicC/YloC family endoribonuclease, with the translated sequence MTGYGHASFENDRMSIDVEIKSLNSKFLDISTKLPKEISALENEIKKVLTEKIGRGKVNFMIDISLKNGVGSAAKLNTTLFEHYKKELRATISPNELSDTDLVKEVLRMPDIFDYSDTETDLVDKDQLFDLINQAIKECEKFRAQEGQAAENALGVFAKHIGERLSQIKEKDPERIVAIKERINESLSELAASDKADPNRFEQELIYYIEKLDIAEEIIRLQNHISYFHETLAEKESQGKKLGFISQEMGREINTIGSKANNSDIQKLVVDMKDELEKIKEQVLNVV
- a CDS encoding translocation protein TolB; its protein translation is MRLRVLLIGLLFFSALVAYGQEHRQIFGQNRVQYKSYDWYYYGTDDYDIHYYAQGEEYAKLALDYLDEEYDKLTDLIGYAPFSKTKIFIYNSPVDLKQSNIGVDGATFTIAGQTKFVKLQVEVAYPGSIIDFKKELKFRLTRMLLEDMMFGGSLAEMFQSAYLLHLPEWFIGGASNYMAYGWNVEMDDYMRDFFSKKKTKKLDRLEDVRAQMVGQSVWNYIAMKYGKSNMSNILNLTRIIRNPEHSIASSLGISFKQFKYEWAEYYINANAGLEAAYETPEKDNKLIGKTGKVAKLTKVRVSPDGKYLAYANNYRGKYTVNVRNLENGKERTALHGGYHVINQEVTLELPIIEWITETQLGIIQNWYGTNYLVTYDVPTRTKQRKSLVRFNQIQGIGFNDNGKLAVISADIKGQNDLYLISMRRNAVKRLTKDKYDDLNPKFIPGTDAIVFSSNRPSDTLNIALDNINEASDVLNLFAYDLDTTTTVVHRMTNTLSNDYYPVPVDRENVFYLSDQKGIYNLYKYNFSNGIYNQVSNFSASLQEYDINRQTHDLAFLMLNNGKSRIYLHENYNLNQTTFTPPTLRNQLKQVEFIRNRRAKTATDDLPQEEEEIELGEGLFDLGEAHEAKEGEGLLTQTEEEDEDVFIDTDDYQFEDDTEDEETEGGGFSFLSTYQKMQKEPSVTGPNTYETTFSSNNVITTFKIDPIRGFGILMEYEMNDVLENHKFYGGFLAITDLQSGDFFAEYRYLKNTIDLMARFDRNVYLEEHFDYFSGRGEEIIQKYKKNTFTVGASLPLSVATRFDIQPFMTFTHFYNLNPDALSGNYPATEPYALESQNTFMGIRANWVYDNTLANGLNLYEGSRAKISFEHFQGVNNNDRTFSNLTVDLRRYQKISRELIIATRVYYGRSFGKHPKTYMLGGMDNWVANDSEDNGQESSPLYFSNTKDNTDILFTEFVNLRGFDYNKFSGTNVLTFNAELRFPIVKYFSRGSIKSNFLRNFQVIGFYDLGSAWTGKSPFSDDHEVNTKVVKKDNSPFEAVIRTSNNPWLASYGFGLRTVLLGYYARFDFAKPMADYQVGDMHFYLSLGYDF